The sequence below is a genomic window from Etheostoma cragini isolate CJK2018 chromosome 20, CSU_Ecrag_1.0, whole genome shotgun sequence.
TGGTGGATGTGGACACCATCAACATACGCTTGGACACCATACAAGAGTTGCTGCAGGATGAGGAGCTCTTTTTTGGCCTGAAGAATGGTCAGGAATAAGCGCAAACTTTTTGAAAGCATACATTTAATAATGTGCTTACTGAAAATGAGAGCGTGACACAGTATTTCAGCGTCTCTTCTTTTTTACTCCTTAGCCATAGGTCATTTTCTTGACATTGACCAGCTGCTTTCTGTTCTTGTCCAGATCCCAAAGCAGGAAACAGTATGTATAGTACCTTCAGTACTCATGATTTTATCGCAATTAAATGTCTGGCATTGagtgaacttgtgtgtgtgtgtgtgtgtgtgttttttgaaatgctttactaactaaattaacaaaatgtcccaaaatggCCCTATTTCTACAGGTTCAAGTGGCTGAAGCAAAGATTACACACGTCATTCAGCTGAAACACACATTGGACCTGGTGCCACGGTTAAGGGTCTGTAAAATCTATTCAAAAGGATCTTGTAGCCATGGatagaaatagaaacaaaatgttACTCGGCGAAAGCATTTGACTAATTGTTATTTAGTTAGAATGCAAATAGTAAGTCCTTTAAGCATTACACTTTATGAACAGATGGTGTTAAAGAACTGCAAGACGGCTCTGCTCAAGGCATACTACACCTCACTGGAAGACAACAGGTACCAAGCCTTGTGCCCATGTCGGACACACATTTACTATCATATACTTTCTACTGACATATtccactgtatatattttagagcccgaccgatatagtaaatatattatattatatatattaaaaaaaatcatcagaaacatttataatgacaaataaatgattttgataaattaatatttaaaaatttaaataaaaatggacatgtcaaccatgttatgagtgttggtgttgcatagtccgTCCACCAGatggcgctctacaacgtccctgttggcaacactgattatttgtttttgttgtattttttgttcAGAGGACTTTACATTTTATATCTTAagtacatatttttatatattttatttatcagcactttaatttattttgatgttcatctgttcttttgtgacaatgaaacaaattattttattattttagtgagaactcataaataacaacaaataactaatgttagggaaatctgtttatgttttgttacgcgtttctggattttttaatatatatactgtaggctGAAACATATTTGTACctgtatcggccttaaaaatccttaatCGGTCGTGCTGTAATATATTTGTGTCCGTCTCAGGTTTGACATGATCCTAGAGCAGATCAAGACGGTAATTAATGATGACACTACTTACCTGAAGGGGAGCCTGAACATGCGCACCCAGAAGTGTTACGCTGTCCGACCAAATATCAACGAGTTCCTCGACATTGCACGCAGAGCTTACACTGAGATAGTAGACGACATTGCAGGTGTGTATTTTGTCAGTTCATACCGTTGGTTTGCAATATTTGTATTTAGTATTTATGCACCAAAGCTTCTTTATATGGCATTGTAATGCAAAGGGCTAGTGAATCAGATGGGGGAGAGATACGGTTTCCCAATGCGTACCAGCTTCAGCACAGCTCGAGGTTTCTTCATCCAGATGAAGCTTGAAGGAGTGGTCTTGCCTGAAGGGAAACTTCCCCCTGAGTTTATTAAGGTAAAGTCTGCTAAATTCAGgtaagtgaaaacacctgaaAGCTAACGGATTAACTTAAAACAGATACAATTAGCTCAGCTGTGAGTGAAGAAGGAGGAATTTCCCCCATGGGGACTATGCATTTTGAATCATTGAATGAACACAAAAGCTGGGTTTCAACATCTGCCACCGCAGGTCACAAAGCACAAGAACAACTATGGCTTCACTATTGCTGACCTGATGAAGATGAACGACCGCTGTGATGAGGCCCTGAGGGAGATCTTTCACATGTCCTATGTGTAAGGAGCTCTCCATGCTGTGACTTACAAATGTGCATAGTAATGTAAACTGTACTGAATAttaaaagagacagaaggatttgaACAAGGGCTGTCCTCATCTAAAGGATTTCTTAGCTAAGTAATAATAGAATTCCCTTGAGTAATTACTTAATTGAAGCTGTCAAATTCTGTCCCTGGCACTCTTTCCATTTCAAAGATGAATGTGATTATGCAGAAATGGGGCGAAGTTCAAAGCTTATCTTTCACTATTGTTTTGATACCACAGATGTGACtattattgtaatgtaatggCTTTTAATTCCCAGATAACCACAAATTAGTCAACTCAGTCATTAAAAGGGGAAGCAagattttatatttctttatctaAGCAAGTTTTTATCTTATTACCCGCTGATTCAATGTGTTGTGTTCTACTTTTTGTCCTCTGGTGGGTGCTATTAGTTAGCTAATTTTCCTCCGGTGCAATGCCCCTGCAGCATCTAACCTGTCTTCATACAGGGTGATATGTCAACTGCTCAGCACTATCCACGAGCACGTTCACTGCCTATACAAGCTGTCTGATGCCGTATCCATGCTCGACATGTTGCTGTCACTGGCCAATGCATGCACCATCTCAGACTATGGTAAGTATGATCACTGTTTATTTCTGCTCTCAAGTCAGTCAAACTGTAAAATTAACCTGAAACAGTCTGACTCTGATCTGTTGTCTCAGGGAGGGCAGTGTGGACACAAGGCAGCACTGTGCTTCACTGAGCTGGCAGCTCTGCTGGcctcagttctttttttttttgggtgggtTGTGGGCAGCAGCGGCCACGTGGGTGGTGAGCGCCTCTCCTCAGTTGTCTAAAAGTGTATCTCCATAGACGCTCCATAGCGCTGACTGCCTGCCCCCCTCTAGCCCGGCCAGTTTGTACTCAGATTACCCTTGTTACATAACCGTGCACTGGTGCGCTGTATTTACTGAGACAAATCTCCTCAGCAGAGGGGCCAGCTGGCTGGAACCATTGAACACACCTCTCACAAAAATCCACTTTTATTATATTGTGACACAACTTTTCAGTGTAACACCGTAAGAATTTAATTCTATAGCTGAAATCATGCACCTAATAACTGACTCACAGTTTACCGGCTGTATAGGTTTGTAACAAAACTACCAAATACTAACTCATACAGTGTAGCTTTATTTGAATTTGATGCATTTTGATAATTCCATGGAAATGCATGACGGGGTTACGCAAACAAGAAGAGGTATTTATGATGGTTGCTTCTTTTCTGCTGTGTCTGCCAGTGCGCCCCGAGTTCACAGACACACTGGCCATCAAGCAGGGTCGTCACCCCATTCTGGAGAGAATAGTTGGACAGCAGCCTATATCAAACAATAGCTACATCTCCGAAGGCAGCAACTTTGTCATCATCACTGGACCCAACATGAGCGGCAAATCCACCTACCTCAAACAGGTGGCGCTGTGTCAGATCATGGCTCAGATAGGTCAGCATTGGCAAACCTTTCCTTTTAGCCCCACGTGAATTAGGAATGGTAATTGCTAGGCATTGATTTGTCTCCACTTTTGAGTAACGCCTTTGCACTATTATTGCAGGTTCTTTTGTCCCTGCTGAGTATGCCTCTTTTCGTGTTGCTGATCAGGTTTTCACCAGAATTGGTGTGGATGATGATTTTGAAACTAACTCTTCCACCTTCATGTTGGAAATGAAGGaggtattttgtgtttgtgttctcttTTAGCATTAGGGCTGCTCACGTTCTTTAGTTACATTTATGAGGAAAATAAATCGTGAAATTATGATTAACAGCATTTTTACTTTCCAAAGATCTCTTACATAATTCACAACGTAAGTGACAGGTCCCTGATCATCATAGACGAGTTGGGCCGTGGTACCAGTGCTGAGGAGGGCATTGGCATCTGTCACTCAGTTTGTGAGTTCCTCCTTAGCCACAAGGTAGAGTATGCACTTATACAGTCCTGCACTGACACTCCTTTctgtgaatgaaatgaaaaccagATAAATTAGATTCCAATGCtctatatttataatttaactTGCTATTGTCTGTTGTGTTACACCTCATAAGTCAACAGTTAAGCTGTTAAGTCAATACGTGTATAGCAtttgttttccagtgttttcatttttaaggtGTGGGCTGTTTGCAGGCGTTCACCCTGTTTGCCACACACTTTATGGAGCTGTGCCAACTCGAGTCTCTTTATCCCAATGTGGAGAACCAGCACATGGAGGTTCAGCACACACGCAGTGGTGACACTGGCACAGAGAGTGTGGTCTATACATATCTGCTGAATCGAGGATGCTCTGAAGAAAGACACTATGGTACAGAGTCAGTGTAATGTTAGTACAATCCTGTTGAAATTGATCATGAAAATTGTAACAGATTGTTTCTGCTCTTCTAGGtctgagagcagcagaaatgacTGCACTTCCTTCAAACATAATCCAAGAGGCAAAGATAATTGCCTCTAAAGTTAGCCAGCAGCTTTTGGTATGGTTCCGATCAGCTTTTGAATATTTGTCCTACCATCTTTGGTGCCTCAACCTGTTCTGTGGGCCTTTTATTTACAGTACGTTTTAGGGTGTGCTTTTATAGTACGTCCATTTGGCAAAACAGGAAAACTGGCTTtaatgttcaagaaaccaatatTTGACCCTGAGTGAGTCAAATGCTTTACTGTGATGACAGAGGCCACAGACTTAGGCAAATATTTGTATGTCCCATAAATAATTCTGCTTTATATCAGAGAAGTGCTGAGTAAAGAGACACAACCCATGGTGTGGTTTATTATTGCTCTAGGCCAAACATCACAGTGATCCGGAAACGCAGAGGCAAAGAGCTGTGTACCACCTGGCCACCCGCCTCCTGCAGACCGCTAGGAACTCCAGACTGGACCCCGACAGCTTACGTATGTATCTGAAGGGTCTGAAGAAGCAGTATGAGGCAGAGCTGCGGGCAGCAGGGCCGCCTCCGTCCATTGACACAGAAGAGGAATGACTGATTCAGCCCAAGGCAGTGagaattttacaaaatgaaagttTTCATAGTTTCATCTGGGCATAATATGtttagtttgacttttttaatattaaacagATTTCTTTGAATTCCACTGTTCATGGGTTTCTTTTTGGCCAtcatattaaaaacattacaatacCACATGTtacttttgaaagaaatgttgtaaaatgtaaaactattgtAGCAAAATATGTGTTGACCCCCCCCAAATAAATACTGTCCTTAGATGAAGATTAAAGAAGTGTGGTTAGGGTGCAAGATACCAGAGATATAAGAAATTAGATAAGAGAAGTGGTTAATTCACTAAATACCACAGATATACTGAAGGTCCCCTCCCATATAATATTGCTCTTTTTGGACTCGGGTTTAATCATAGACAGTCAAATAAATGGACTTTGAGGAAGTGCAATGACCACTCCcctttttgcttttgcttttaataAAATTTATAAATCAAGACAGTCTCGAAAAGGCGGGGCTATCTCTTGCTTTACCCTGCGTAGTAACGGCTCCGGCCGGTGTGCTTGGAGTCACAAAACAAGCGTTCCCTAGCAGCCTGATTATGACCCGCCCCCGCGAACCAGAAACGGCAGATAGTGTGACGGATAGCGCAGAAGAAAGCCAAGCTGGAGCTGCCCTGGGAAGTCAAGAGTCTCCCAGAGTCAACGCAGAACTACGCCATTTCACTACTGGCTAAGGGAACAACACACTGAAACTACAGGTATGCTGTGTTTAACAGTTCTCGGCGATATTATGTTGATTTATAGTGAAAAAGCCGCTCATTCCGGTCTAAGCGCAGCTACACTCTTTACCCAGGCCTGGGAACGGCCCTTAGGACTTGAGCGGAAGAATGAAGCAGCAGACCGGGTCAGAGATTTTACGAGAGGGGGAGGCTGGGTCACTAGCAAGACGAGGCCCCCGTCATTGGAGGCAGATTTCCACGCCTCCACACTggctgagagtgtgtgttaaaataaaacttagGTGTTCCTGTTAATAATTTTGCTGGTCAGTTTTGTCGCTTAAGGCTTCCTCTGTTCTTTTACCGTAATTGGATTGGTCGGCTAACGTTACCTGGTTCACGTTAGTTGGCTAGCTTTTGCGTTAGCTAGCTCATTCATAATGCTGAGCTTTAGCCACTCTGATAAGAATTTGAGTGGCGACAAGCCTTTTTCTGTGTGGATATATAACTATTATAGCAACTACTTTTATCCCTGTCCAGGTCACTATTGAACCCCCgctgtttaaataaacatttcttgCTAGTCATTTCGACCAAGGGAGTCTTTCTTCGACATGTGTGCCTCTTTCGCTTTCATAGTTCAATTGATTATAACGTGTCGTGTGACTTCAGGAGCGAGCTGGGCTAATTTAGCAAGGAAGATTAACGCTATAGATAGATCAGTTCTGCTATTTCTGTGATAACATGCTGTCCACAGGCAGccttttcttgttttaagaACAGCTGCCATTACGTATCTTGGTTCAGTAGTGTGCACAAGGCCGACATTAGACATGACTGAGCATGCTAGGACCTGCTACTCAACCATAGTGAACTGCCCTTGTTTAATGTTGAGGAAGCTTGCTTGACATCAAAGTCGAGGTGTTACTTTTTCTGGTACTTTTAATGAACGGCACTACTGGATCTGTAATAAAGTGGTGAATAAATGTATAACTAACTGCGCCCtgttgactttttatttctatataattatatattataatatatactttttgtttgttttactaaCTTTTATCCTGAATGAACTCGAAACCTAACAACTTTTCTGCAGATGATCCTTGAAAATCCTTCAAGCACCCCATTGACCCTACTTTGAGAAACGTTTGCATAGAGTCCATAATGGTATTCCTGTTTTGTTGCATGGTGTTAGTTCTTTGTCAATTTCCTTGAGGTCATTAAGCTGTTGTAAGGTGTGTTGGttgtagggctgggcgatatggataAAATccgatatcacgatattttgacctcaatattgatattggGGCGAGattctagggttgacaattggtgctttaacaaaatatcttcactcTTAGATAGTAATTGTGGACATTCTGTCTGGTAGAAAAGAACATCACTTTAATGTGTGTTAGCCTTGAAAAGCAGGTAAGAGAAGACCATTATGTCATATCACGAttttacgatatccaaaatcaaagatgatatctagtctcatatcatgatattgatataaaatcaataaattgcccagccctagttggTTGTACTTGATTCAAATGGGAAGAGCAGACCATTTCAGAGGACTGATACTTTTTTTCCCACTAAAATCAAAAGCCCTACTGTGTACTTTGCTACCGGAATACTGATAATGGTAAATTATCAGTGGATAGTCCATAGTGCTTAACTATTCAGCGATAACCATCTCTCAGTTGTCTTAATCTAGAGTACTAGTCACCCTAGTTCTAATTCTGATTTTACGATTACACACATAGTTAACTTAGTTTCTGTGCTTTCCTGGACTGGtcgtctgtttttttaaacatgctttttttttgtgaattgtcagcttaaagatataaaatgttGAGTTCTGCATAGCCTAGTTTTCAAGTACTGTCTGTGCTGCTTTTTGGGACCAATAGTTATCAGGGGTTACCTCTCCGTCAGTGCCTGCCAAATCAGGAAGCCTGGCCAGCCAAGTGGTTAGATTCCGGGGAGCCAACAGCCCGAGAGGGCTTTGTCCTCCTGGCTCATTTTGATGCTGGGACAAGGCTCAGGCTGCACTAGAAAACTCATCCACCTTCCACTTTGAGGCATGGAACTGAAAGAAAGCAAGCAGGCCTCAAACCTTTGCACTACTTACTCCACCCATACTTAATGTGCTAAGACAGCAATGTTGCTTCAAGTTTAATTTCACAGCTTCATTTGGTCTGACATGGGAGTTTCCTTGAAAATACAATGCATACGGCATGAGTTAGAACTTTCTGATTTGGTAGCCACTGAAAGTAAGTTATCGTATTCACCGATGCtatgcatgtacagtagtaTATAATGCACTATGGTCTCTTTATgtctttggttttattttataaaactttGATCTAGTTGGTGTATGTCTAGGTTTCAGACACAATCTTTAGGCCACTGCCAGGCTTTTTTGGTCTTGGCATGTTGCTTATTAGCCGAAGTgtgtggttttggttttgtcCTTGTAATATGACACATTTTCTAATGAGGTCACGGGTAAGACAACTATAGAGCAAAtgggaggatttaaaaaaaaaaaaaaggaagccgTTTTAATATTTTCGTCATGGTACAGGTTGTTGACTGTGCTGGTTTCAACTGTGCTCTCTAAACAATTATCTCTCTTTTTGTTGCTCGCAGTTACATATTTTCTATGAGTTTGCCCCCAGCTGTAACCTTTGGAGTGTGGAGGAATGCACCAGCAAGCCTATCGAATGGGATTGTGAAAATCAAAGCACTACAGAAAATGTtatataaaagtttttttttagtcaatgCTCAGAGCAAAAGCTTGGTACTTTTAAAaggcagaatttttttttcagaaaaggtacgtcaaatattaaacataacagAGCTGGTACATTATTGTGGGTGGGTGTGGAAGACGTTGTGACAGGTTTTTGAGGTGTGAGTGAATGACATGCACCAGCAACACTAAGAAAAATGCCATacgtgtaaaaaataaataaaaataaaaatacttggCAATAAgacttttctgattctgaataaTGGGGTCAACAGTACACTATAAGGCTAAGCCTGCCATTCCTCAGGAAGCCCTGCAGTGGAAAGTTATTCTTAAGTGTATCATCATGGGTAATCTGCTTAATCCAAATTACTAAAGAGGTCTGCTCTACTGTGCTGACTCCTACGCTATATTACTACCCCAGATCCTGGGTATATGATGGGATTGTGCAACACTTCAGGTCACTCCCTATTGACAACTCAATATTGCTGTGGCCTTAACTTGTCTGCGTTTTTCACaacattgctttttttgtaataagTGCGTACGTTTGCACAAAGGCACTGCTGTATGACACTCTCCAGATGCACTAATGTTTGGAAAGAATTCTATTTATttgatcaatatttttattttgcactaCTACTACTTTGCCTCTTACAAAATTGCAGCACCACCTCTGATTTTTCACATCAAACATTGCATCTGAGGTGTAATCAGATTGattaaacagaaagaaataagaTAATAAGGGTATATAAGAGGAAAATCAGGAGAAACTGCAAGCTCCCTGcttaaaatgttggaaataattTTCTTAGACTAATCACATTACTTGGCTAAGTAACCAAAATTATTGACATATACAGCAACTTCATTTTAACAGCCATCATGCAGCCATTTTTGTAGTATCTTTTATGCCAAGACAATATGACAAATGCTTACAGTTGGTTTGGTTAATCATAGTGGATTTTAGTGAGCAATAAGATGCTTTGTACCtcaaattattatatatttatctgCATTTATTCCACCCTAGGAGACAACACAGTTCCTAAGAATATCTTTAGCAGATGCTAAACTGAAGTCTCACTCTCAGGGCCTCTTGACTCTGTAAACTGGGTCTGCAATGGAAGAAGAACCTCCTCCTCCCTTGGTTTAAAGCAGGCAGGGGTCaaactgcagctgcagcagaccTCAAAGGGTGCCACTTGCATGCTGGTGTATTTTTGCCTCATGCAAATCCATCCTGTTATGAGTTTAGAATACCACCATGTCGTCTTTGTGGGGGCTGAAGGAGGGAAGTGACTAAAAGAGACAGTGAGACATCTTCTTTTTAAGCCTAATTGTCTTTCTGATGTTCTTGGTCTATTTTGTCCACCTTTAAACCTGTGACGTTTTCCATCTGGCTCCTACCAAGCTGTGTTTCAGGTGTATACCCCTTATTGTCTATGTAACTATGTAAAGGTGGGGAGGTTGTTAAGCTGTGTAGCTGGGGTATTGTTATCTAAATTGGATCATAGCGCAATGAAAGGAAAGGGGGTTATTAAGTCCTCTCGCTTGCATCAACTCAATGCTATTGATGTACCAACACCACCTCCCATATCTCAAACTTGCACCAGTTCACATACCGCAGGCTAGCTCTCATGGATGGCAGCAGTGGTTGACctgcaaatgaaaatgaatatacaGCAAGACTTGTATTGGATGGATATGAGCAGCAATGAAATTACAGATTCATGTACACAATATTGCTGAGatcctatgtttttgtgatcTCTGGATTTGTGCAGCCTTTGGTGTTGCATTTGTTGGTAGAAAGCTATTACCATAATGGTATGCATTCAATATGTGGAAAATATTAGCAGATGCATACCATGATGTGGAATGGAGCAGGTCTGCATTTTAACAGTCTTGATTGTGTGCCAAGTAGCCtaaattcaagtttttttttttttttttttcatttttttttttcattctccttctcttcaGAATGGCGGTGGATATCTACGACTCCCAGTACCTGCTCATCCTGGCCCCTTCCCTAGTCATTGCCCTTATGTTCCTCTTCTTCTGGCTCTTCATGAAGGAAACCTCCTACGATGAGGTGCTGGCCAGGCAGAAACGGGAACTTAAGCTACCACAATCTAAGCCAGACACCcgtaagaaaaatgaaaaaaagaagagcaagAAGAAGGAGTCTGCcagtggaggtggaggggagtCAGAGGAGGATCTTCGGGATTTTGATGTGGCCGATGGTGCCAACAGCTCCACTCTGGAGGTAGAAGAGGAACCTGCACTAGGGGCTACTCCAGATCCTGCTCCTCCAACACCTATTCCCTTTGTGCCTGTTTCAGTGTCACCTGAGGCTCCTGCTGGTctaagggagagaaagaagaaggagaaaaaggctGCCAAGgcggcggctgctgctgctgctgctgctgctgcagttgctgctgctgctccttcttCTGAGGAGCCAGAAGTGAACGGCTCAAAGCCGGTCAGCCGCAAGACAGAGCCATTCCTTGCGGCAGGCAAACAGTCCAGCCCTCCCTCTCCCCAGCTTGAGGTTCAGGTACAGGTCCAAGCCACTCAGGCTCCTATTCAGGCTCAGACACCTCCACAgatttctggaaagaaaaaggagaagaagaaacaaaaagcagagcCCGGTGAGTAGCCAAGAGTACAGTTTAAAGTGGTGTTGTCACTTAGATTCTCGTGGAAAAATGGAAATGACTAAATCTTTGGTTCAATAAATTCCTCCTAAGTCACAGTGGATGACCAGCAGCCAGAGGTCAAGGCTGAGCAGGCTCCAGCTCCAGTCAAGAAGGAAGCGCCTGTTGTGGCTGAAACCAAAGTTGTGGACGGTGCAAACCCAAGTGCTACCAGTGGCAGGAAGAAGAACTCAGCCAAGAGGCAGAAGACTGAGCATGGTAAGGGTGTTACAAGGGTCCCACATGCTAAATTATGTCTAATTTTCTTCACAATATCAGGACATGCACCCAAGCCTGAACTTCTTGCCTTGTAATCAACCAGCTTTTCCTCAAATCCAGTAGATGAAGCCCATGTGCTGGCTGACTCAGCAGCTGCTGCGAACCACCAGGCAAGCCATAACGATGATCTACATTCCAAAGGGAGTggcaagaaacagaaaaatgagACTGACAAAGGTAGAAGGGGGGGGGAAACAAGCCTGATCCAGTATTTCATTCTTTGTTGCCcctgccatttaaaaaaaaaaaaaaaaaaaaaaaaaaaaaaaaaaaaaatatgctaAATTGCTTGGTCTTGTGTTTCTTAAACAGAGAACACGGAGGTGaagctgaaggagctgctgtCTGGTCTgtctagcctggctctgtcagAGGCCGAGGCTGTCACTGTGATGGCTCTCCTCGGGGAGAAGAGCCCTAATGCTTTGGATGCTTGGCACAAAGTGAGAGATTAATAAATGCTACATCTAAATTGGGTGTTGTGACAAGTGACATTTCACACTATTTACATTTGGCAGGAGACATTATATTTGTAGTTGGGACTTGCTATGCCTGGTTTCTTAATGTTATGTTTCTCGCCGCCAGTCTGCGGCCAGGCCTGACCCAGCTGCACAGGAACGAGAGAGACTTCTTACAACTCTGCAGGAGGAGGCTTCCATTGCCAAGGACAAAGTGAAACAGCTTAGCCAGGTCTGGATTCTCATGTTCTTCTTAATGAAGTACATTAtatgatacattatttattccTAACATATTTAAGAGTAATTCATTTGTTTGATAACGGCTTCATGTGGCCTATTCTGTGCTTTAGGAGCTTCAAGTTGAGAAGCAAAAGACAGGCCGGGTGGAGGCCATGATGAGAGAGCAACGTGGAGCCATGGAGAAAGAACTGGGTAGCATGCAGGGCAAAGCACAAGGCAGCTACCAGGAGCTCCAGACTATGCAGATAAAGGTGATTTGACTTGTTTcctatttcttttaatatcaGTTATTGCAGTATATTTGACAacctgctaaaaaaaaataaaaaatgtaaataaacccaGACCTTTTGGCCTTCCCCTTAAGGATGCATGCAGACTGAAGCATCTTGTTTATGTGTAGTTTCAGCAGGTAAGGGAGCAGCTGGAAAGCCAGATCACTCGACTGCAGCAGGAGAACGGCATCCTGAGGGACGCAGTCAGCTCTGCCACCAACCAGATGGAGAGCAAGTCAGTGTTACACTACAATAAATAAACCCTACTGGTCATGCTCACTAGATATTCATATAAGAATATCAGCTTATTGTCTTTGAATTTTAGCTCAGACTTCTCATCTTAAAATTATTCTCCATTTCTTCTGCCTGTGTTGCTCACGTAAGAGATCCATCTGGATGCACAGTTGCACCATGTGAAATGCCCCGTACAGGCTATTTGTTGTTTGATACGTCCCACAATAAGCCCCGTCAACCATTTTCACATCACttatgtgtgtgcttttgttgcTTTATAGGAATTCAGCAGAGCTGAACAAGCTGCGTTCTGAGTATGCTGGCCTGATGAAAGAGCTGGCAGACAACAACAGCAAGCTGCAGCAGGAGGAGCACCAAAGGAAGTCACTGGAGGTCAACTATAAGCAGAATGTGTCCCAGCTGGAGGTACGCTAATCCAGATGCACAATGTGTTGCTATGTAGGCTGTGCTTCAGTTTTCCCAAGTGAGACAAA
It includes:
- the msh4 gene encoding mutS protein homolog 4, which codes for MFRSSTDEVGDTPECGQTWGVSPMDRSGLNETTSYGPASTSSDSSHQSLDESSTIFNHGPSLPQVASGQFHHSLRLGRNNSSLFPSTSDSSSHHSRGGTPKQRRTPGSAGATGTHPARTPVTDHTVTSCSSATTTSGASVIVAVVEGRGLARGEIGMASLNLKYPELILSQFADTGTYAKVITKIHILVPLEILMPDTASEKGKGTKLFNLITENFPGVAFTAIQRKYFNERKGLEYIQQLCAPEFATVLMEVQAKYYCLAAAAALLKYLEFIQNSVYAAKSLKVSFKGSEQTAMIDSASAANLELVVNNRDHRSEHSLLGVLNHTKTPGGARRLRSNILEPLVDVDTINIRLDTIQELLQDEELFFGLKNAIGHFLDIDQLLSVLVQIPKQETVQVAEAKITHVIQLKHTLDLVPRLRMVLKNCKTALLKAYYTSLEDNRFDMILEQIKTVINDDTTYLKGSLNMRTQKCYAVRPNINEFLDIARRAYTEIVDDIAGLVNQMGERYGFPMRTSFSTARGFFIQMKLEGVVLPEGKLPPEFIKVTKHKNNYGFTIADLMKMNDRCDEALREIFHMSYVVICQLLSTIHEHVHCLYKLSDAVSMLDMLLSLANACTISDYVRPEFTDTLAIKQGRHPILERIVGQQPISNNSYISEGSNFVIITGPNMSGKSTYLKQVALCQIMAQIGSFVPAEYASFRVADQVFTRIGVDDDFETNSSTFMLEMKEISYIIHNVSDRSLIIIDELGRGTSAEEGIGICHSVCEFLLSHKAFTLFATHFMELCQLESLYPNVENQHMEVQHTRSGDTGTESVVYTYLLNRGCSEERHYGLRAAEMTALPSNIIQEAKIIASKVSQQLLAKHHSDPETQRQRAVYHLATRLLQTARNSRLDPDSLRMYLKGLKKQYEAELRAAGPPPSIDTEEE